The following coding sequences are from one Triticum aestivum cultivar Chinese Spring chromosome 5A, IWGSC CS RefSeq v2.1, whole genome shotgun sequence window:
- the LOC123107191 gene encoding uncharacterized protein isoform X2 → MVLMLHQKAKKKIKKNMNKEAQDALKLAKRCQQVAPCCQVEETMRRAGSLLLLLLLLSLSASTAEAHNKESSGDNAVPLTGRRWHLRGRRAMAARGHGAAGRDEAVGASNTGASQEADQASAEFVHDEGKRSKRPAARPMLQGASGHRHRHHGGDAAAMASDVLRMDYSVSVDVHSRRPINNDAPLDELMEKRP, encoded by the exons ATGGTTTTAATGCTTcatcaaaaagcaaaaaaaaaaatcaagaaaaacatgAATAAGGAGGCACAGGATGCGTTGAAGCTTGCCAAG AGGTGCCAGCAGGTAGCTCCTTGTTGCCAAGTAGAGGAGACCATGAGGCGCGCAGGGAGCCTTCTTCTCCTGCTGCTTCTGCTCTCCCTGTCTGCCTCCACCGCCGAAGCACACAACAAG GAGAGCTCGGGCGACAACGCGGTGCCCTTGACCGGCCGGAGATGGCACCTGAGAGGACGGAGGGCAATGGCGGCCCGAGGGCATGGAGCAGCGGGGAGGGATGAGGCCGTGGGCGCCAGCAACACAG GAGCAAGTCAAGAAGCAGATCAGGCGTCTGCTGAATTTGTACATGATGAG GGTAAACGGAGCAAGAGGCCAGCTGCTCGGCCCATGCTTCAGGGAGCAAGCGGCCATCGACATCGTCACCACGGCGGCGACGCGGCCGCCATGGCGTCCGACGTGCTGAGGATGGACTACTCCGTCTCCGTGGACGTCCACAGCCGGCGGCCCATCAACAACGACGCTCCGTTGGATGAGCTCATGGAGAAGAGGCCCTAG
- the LOC123104067 gene encoding phosphatidylinositol 4-kinase gamma 7 isoform X2 yields the protein MSRDLDCPVQTQMAVAVLDRSFSSEYPASSKTEGRPLSWKRVFVQTDNGSVLGIELERGENAQSVKKKLQIALNVSTEESSLTFGDLVLNNDLSNVRNDSPLLLTRNQMHRSSSTPCLSPNGSGVQQRDRSGPIAILGCSSPSPEMKQLAKDIVKAIRNDVDPVAVNSGMGGAYYFDNIWGEHVAIVKPTDEEPFAPNNPKGFVGKTLGQPGLKRSVRVGETGFREVAAYLLDHGNFAKVPPTMLVKITHTVFNVNATVGCNHKVFHNNSQPVSKIASLQQFIPHDFDASDHGTSSFPVSAVHRIGILDIRIFNTDRHSGNLLVRKVGPGSDNFGVQTELIPIDHGLCLPECLEDPYFEWIHWPQASIPFSEEELEYIANLDPVKDADMLRMELPMIRKACLRVLVLSTIFLKEGAAFGLCLSEIGEMMSRQFTGKEEEPSELELLCMEARKWVEDRELFLPEAGVEDDDDDFTQFSLDGEDDSDAFESPSFSRFGPMKASHRNPLSKLAECDEEEDDDKEMVKDDSDPLNAKPYRGGIPKTKSKVAAKTNYSGEGSMYQSGSRSANEMLPPSASFVKLSDMGSEEWTAFLDKFQELLPSAFRARKHAAGSGPRPLQRLGTSCQF from the exons ATGTCCAGGGACTTGGACTGTCCTGTTCAGACACAGATGGCTGTTGCAGTCCTGGATCGGAGTTTCAGCAGTGAATATCCTGCAAGTAGCAAAACTGAGGGGAGACCATTGAGCTGGAAGAGAGTTTTTGTTCAAACTGATAATGGTTCTGTCCTGGGCATTGAACTGGAGAGGGGAGAAAATGCACAATCTGTGAAAAAAAAACTGCAGATAGCTTTGAATGTTTCCACAGAGGAGAGCTCACTGACCTTTGGTGATCTTGTTCTGAACAATGATCTCAGCAATGTCCGCAATGACTCGCCGTTGCTCCTCACAAGGAATCAGATGCACCGGAGCAGCTCAACACCTTGTCTCTCTCCTAATGGAAGCGGCGTGCAACAGCGAGACCGTAGTGGACCCATTGCTATCCTTGGATGTTCAAGCCCTTCCCCTGAGATGAAACAGCTTGCTAAGGATATTGTCAAAGCCATAAGGAATGATGTTGACCCAGTAGCTGTTAACAGTGGGATGGGTGGTGCCTACTACTTCGATAACATTTGGGGTGAACATGTTGCAATTGTAAAGCCAACCGACGAGGAACCATTTGCTCCAAATAATCCTAAAGGCTTTGTAGGGAAGACCCTTGGACAGCCAGGTCTCAAAAGGTCTGTACGAGTTGGTGAGACAGGGTTCAGAGAGGTTGCTGCTTACCTCCTTGACCATGGCAACTTTGCAAAAGTTCCTCCAACCATGCTGGTCAAGATCACACACACTGTGTTCAATGTGAATGCCACTGTTGGCTGCAATCATAAGGTGTTCCACAACAATTCACAGCCTGTGAGCAAGATTGCATCATTGCAGCAGTTCATCCCTCATGATTTTGATGCCAGCGACCATGGGACATCAAGCTTCCCTGTATCTGCTGTGCACAGGATCGGCATTCTTGACATCAGAATCTTCAACACGGACAGGCATTCGGGCAATCTTCTGGTCAGGAAAGTTGGTCCTGGGTCTGACAACTTTGGAGTGCAGACCGAACTCATTCCTATCGACCATGGTCTTTGTCTGCCCGAATGTCTAGAGGACCCTTACTTTGAATGGATTCACTGGCCGCAAGCATCCATCCCTTTCTCTGAGGAGGAACTTGAATACATTGCAAATTTGGATCCTGTAAAAGATGCTGACATGCTGCGCATGGAGCTTCCCATGATCCGCAAGGCATGTCTGCGGGTGCTGGTGCTGTCAACAATATTTCTCAAGGAAGGTGCAGCATTTGGCCTCTGCTTGTCCGAAATAGGAGAGATGATGAGCAGGCAGTTTACTGGGAAAGAAGAAGAGCCAagtgagcttgagcttctttgcatGGAGGCAAGGAAGTGGGTCGAGGACAGAGAGCTATTTCTTCCAGAAGCCGGAgttgaagacgacgatgatgacttCACCCAGTTCTCTCTTGACGGCGAGGATGATTCAGATGCATTTGAATCACCCTCATTCAGCAGGTTTGGTCCCATGAAGGCAAGCCACAGGAATCCACTGTCAAAGCTAGCCGAGTGtgacgaggaggaggatgatgacaAGGAGATGGTCAAGGATGACTCTGACCCCTTGAACG CTAAACCCTACCGCGGAGGCATTCCGAAGACGAAGAGCAAGGTGGCTGCTAAAACTAACTATAGTGGCGAAGGTAGTATGTATCAGTCTGGAAGCAGGAGCGCGAACGAGATGCTCCCTCCCAGCGCCAGTTTTGTGAAGCTGTCGGACATGGGCTCCGAGGAGTGGACCGCGTTCCTCGACAAGTTCCAGGAGCTCCTCCCGAGCGCCTTCCGAGCACGGAAGCACGCGGCTGGCTCCGGCCCGCGCCCACTGCAGAGGCTGGGAACTTCTTGCCAGTTTTGA
- the LOC123107191 gene encoding uncharacterized protein isoform X1 produces the protein MYQMVLMLHQKAKKKIKKNMNKEAQDALKLAKRCQQVAPCCQVEETMRRAGSLLLLLLLLSLSASTAEAHNKESSGDNAVPLTGRRWHLRGRRAMAARGHGAAGRDEAVGASNTGASQEADQASAEFVHDEGKRSKRPAARPMLQGASGHRHRHHGGDAAAMASDVLRMDYSVSVDVHSRRPINNDAPLDELMEKRP, from the exons ATGTACCAGATGGTTTTAATGCTTcatcaaaaagcaaaaaaaaaaatcaagaaaaacatgAATAAGGAGGCACAGGATGCGTTGAAGCTTGCCAAG AGGTGCCAGCAGGTAGCTCCTTGTTGCCAAGTAGAGGAGACCATGAGGCGCGCAGGGAGCCTTCTTCTCCTGCTGCTTCTGCTCTCCCTGTCTGCCTCCACCGCCGAAGCACACAACAAG GAGAGCTCGGGCGACAACGCGGTGCCCTTGACCGGCCGGAGATGGCACCTGAGAGGACGGAGGGCAATGGCGGCCCGAGGGCATGGAGCAGCGGGGAGGGATGAGGCCGTGGGCGCCAGCAACACAG GAGCAAGTCAAGAAGCAGATCAGGCGTCTGCTGAATTTGTACATGATGAG GGTAAACGGAGCAAGAGGCCAGCTGCTCGGCCCATGCTTCAGGGAGCAAGCGGCCATCGACATCGTCACCACGGCGGCGACGCGGCCGCCATGGCGTCCGACGTGCTGAGGATGGACTACTCCGTCTCCGTGGACGTCCACAGCCGGCGGCCCATCAACAACGACGCTCCGTTGGATGAGCTCATGGAGAAGAGGCCCTAG
- the LOC123104067 gene encoding phosphatidylinositol 4-kinase gamma 5 isoform X1 gives MSRDLDCPVQTQMAVAVLDRSFSSEYPASSKTEGRPLSWKRVFVQTDNGSVLGIELERGENAQSVKKKLQIALNVSTEESSLTFGDLVLNNDLSNVRNDSPLLLTRNQMHRSSSTPCLSPNGSGVQQRDRSGPIAILGCSSPSPEMKQLAKDIVKAIRNDVDPVAVNSGMGGAYYFDNIWGEHVAIVKPTDEEPFAPNNPKGFVGKTLGQPGLKRSVRVGETGFREVAAYLLDHGNFAKVPPTMLVKITHTVFNVNATVGCNHKVFHNNSQPVSKIASLQQFIPHDFDASDHGTSSFPVSAVHRIGILDIRIFNTDRHSGNLLVRKVGPGSDNFGVQTELIPIDHGLCLPECLEDPYFEWIHWPQASIPFSEEELEYIANLDPVKDADMLRMELPMIRKACLRVLVLSTIFLKEGAAFGLCLSEIGEMMSRQFTGKEEEPSELELLCMEARKWVEDRELFLPEAGVEDDDDDFTQFSLDGEDDSDAFESPSFSRFGPMKASHRNPLSKLAECDEEEDDDKEMVKDDSDPLNGMFPKLVPPVSKLSASLKGFGFHGKAKPYRGGIPKTKSKVAAKTNYSGEGSMYQSGSRSANEMLPPSASFVKLSDMGSEEWTAFLDKFQELLPSAFRARKHAAGSGPRPLQRLGTSCQF, from the coding sequence ATGTCCAGGGACTTGGACTGTCCTGTTCAGACACAGATGGCTGTTGCAGTCCTGGATCGGAGTTTCAGCAGTGAATATCCTGCAAGTAGCAAAACTGAGGGGAGACCATTGAGCTGGAAGAGAGTTTTTGTTCAAACTGATAATGGTTCTGTCCTGGGCATTGAACTGGAGAGGGGAGAAAATGCACAATCTGTGAAAAAAAAACTGCAGATAGCTTTGAATGTTTCCACAGAGGAGAGCTCACTGACCTTTGGTGATCTTGTTCTGAACAATGATCTCAGCAATGTCCGCAATGACTCGCCGTTGCTCCTCACAAGGAATCAGATGCACCGGAGCAGCTCAACACCTTGTCTCTCTCCTAATGGAAGCGGCGTGCAACAGCGAGACCGTAGTGGACCCATTGCTATCCTTGGATGTTCAAGCCCTTCCCCTGAGATGAAACAGCTTGCTAAGGATATTGTCAAAGCCATAAGGAATGATGTTGACCCAGTAGCTGTTAACAGTGGGATGGGTGGTGCCTACTACTTCGATAACATTTGGGGTGAACATGTTGCAATTGTAAAGCCAACCGACGAGGAACCATTTGCTCCAAATAATCCTAAAGGCTTTGTAGGGAAGACCCTTGGACAGCCAGGTCTCAAAAGGTCTGTACGAGTTGGTGAGACAGGGTTCAGAGAGGTTGCTGCTTACCTCCTTGACCATGGCAACTTTGCAAAAGTTCCTCCAACCATGCTGGTCAAGATCACACACACTGTGTTCAATGTGAATGCCACTGTTGGCTGCAATCATAAGGTGTTCCACAACAATTCACAGCCTGTGAGCAAGATTGCATCATTGCAGCAGTTCATCCCTCATGATTTTGATGCCAGCGACCATGGGACATCAAGCTTCCCTGTATCTGCTGTGCACAGGATCGGCATTCTTGACATCAGAATCTTCAACACGGACAGGCATTCGGGCAATCTTCTGGTCAGGAAAGTTGGTCCTGGGTCTGACAACTTTGGAGTGCAGACCGAACTCATTCCTATCGACCATGGTCTTTGTCTGCCCGAATGTCTAGAGGACCCTTACTTTGAATGGATTCACTGGCCGCAAGCATCCATCCCTTTCTCTGAGGAGGAACTTGAATACATTGCAAATTTGGATCCTGTAAAAGATGCTGACATGCTGCGCATGGAGCTTCCCATGATCCGCAAGGCATGTCTGCGGGTGCTGGTGCTGTCAACAATATTTCTCAAGGAAGGTGCAGCATTTGGCCTCTGCTTGTCCGAAATAGGAGAGATGATGAGCAGGCAGTTTACTGGGAAAGAAGAAGAGCCAagtgagcttgagcttctttgcatGGAGGCAAGGAAGTGGGTCGAGGACAGAGAGCTATTTCTTCCAGAAGCCGGAgttgaagacgacgatgatgacttCACCCAGTTCTCTCTTGACGGCGAGGATGATTCAGATGCATTTGAATCACCCTCATTCAGCAGGTTTGGTCCCATGAAGGCAAGCCACAGGAATCCACTGTCAAAGCTAGCCGAGTGtgacgaggaggaggatgatgacaAGGAGATGGTCAAGGATGACTCTGACCCCTTGAACGGTATGTTTCCTAAGCTGGTCCCTCCTGTCTCAAAGCTGTCCGCGTCGCTGAAGGGGTTTGGTTTCCATGGGAAAGCTAAACCCTACCGCGGAGGCATTCCGAAGACGAAGAGCAAGGTGGCTGCTAAAACTAACTATAGTGGCGAAGGTAGTATGTATCAGTCTGGAAGCAGGAGCGCGAACGAGATGCTCCCTCCCAGCGCCAGTTTTGTGAAGCTGTCGGACATGGGCTCCGAGGAGTGGACCGCGTTCCTCGACAAGTTCCAGGAGCTCCTCCCGAGCGCCTTCCGAGCACGGAAGCACGCGGCTGGCTCCGGCCCGCGCCCACTGCAGAGGCTGGGAACTTCTTGCCAGTTTTGA